In Zingiber officinale cultivar Zhangliang chromosome 8B, Zo_v1.1, whole genome shotgun sequence, a single genomic region encodes these proteins:
- the LOC122015911 gene encoding alpha-1,3-arabinosyltransferase XAT3-like codes for MKAVRSYPRPEPKRVGNGLIITSMVLSLCILSLIRTRYISSPFGKSQDLSDRSRRLVSRGEEDEGNRVLLEELREAKRPICVETSRRSDVCEASGDVRVHGSSQTVFVDRDLTSQEWKIKPYARKHDKGALANVKEWTIKAVPDKAPQCTDNHSVPAVVFSVGGYTGNLFHDFTDVLVPLFLTTRHFRGEVQFVVTDAKAWWLIKFSQVLRQLSNYEIIDADADGDAVRCFPRVVAGLTFHKELGIDPAKSPNGYAMADFKEMLREAYGLERAAAEPAGDKWDVRRKPRLLIISRKGSRVFLNERGMSDMAMSLGFDVRVADPDVTTDIGKFARLVNSADVLIGVHGSGLTNVVFLPRGAVFIQVVPMGNLGWLARDTFENPSPEMELKYSAYRIQADESTLSDQYPKDHPVFTDPQSIHKKGWGELSRIYLNNQNLKPHLGRLRLALLEALKLLPHSHTMAQ; via the exons atgaaggctGTCAGGTCTTATCCCAGGCCTGAGCCAAAGAGGGTCGGAAATGGTCTGATCATCACGTCCATGGTTCTTTCTCTCTGCATCCTCTCGCTCATCAGGACTCGATATATTTCCTCCCCATTTG GAAAGTCACAGGATTTGTCAGATAGGAGTCGCCGTCTTGTATCTAGAG gggaagaagatgaaggaaacaGAGTGCTGCTGGAAGAATTGAGAGAAGCCAAGCGACCGATATGTGTCGAAACAAGCCGTAGATCGGACGTTTGCGAGGCCTCCGGTGACGTAAGAGTGCATGGTAGCTCCCAGACCGTCTTTGTAGACCGTGATCTCACAAGCCAAGAATGGAAGATTAAGCCTTACGCCCGGAAGCACGACAAGGGCGCGCTTGCCAACGTCAAGGAGTGGACCATCAAGGCAGTGCCTGATAAGGCGCCTCAGTGCACCGACAACCACTCTGTCCCCGCCGTCGTCTTCTCCGTCGGCGGGTACACCGGCAACCTCTTCCACGACTTCACCGACGTTCTCGTCCCGCTCTTCCTCACCACGCGCCACTTCCGCGGCGAGGTCCAGTTCGTGGTCACCGACGCCAAGGCCTGGTGGCTAATCAAGTTCAGCCAGGTCCTCAGGCAGCTTTCCAATTATGAGATTATCGACGCGGACGCCGACGGTGACGCGGTGCGCTGCTTCCCGCGTGTCGTCGCGGGGCTGACCTTCCACAAGGAGCTCGGCATCGACCCTGCAAAGTCCCCCAACGGATACGCCATGGCTGACTTCAAGGAGATGCTGCGGGAGGCGTACGGGCTCGAGCGCGCGGCCGCGGAGCCGGCTGGCGACAAGTGGGATGTGCGCCGTAAACCGCGGCTGCTGATCATCTCGCGCAAGGGCTCCCGGGTTTTCCTCAACGAGCGGGGCATGTCGGACATGGCCATGAGCCTGGGCTTCGACGTCCGCGTCGCCGACCCAGACGTCACCACGGACATCGGCAAGTTCGCGCGACTCGTGAACTCTGCCGACGTCCTTATCGGCGTCCACGGCTCCGGGCTAACCAACGTCGTCTTCCTCCCCCGCGGCGCCGTCTTCATCCAGGTTGTGCCGATGGGGAACCTGGGGTGGCTGGCCAGGGACACGTTCGAGAATCCATCGCCGGAGATGGAGCTCAAGTACTCAGCGTACCGGATCCAAGCCGACGAGAGCACGTTGAGCGACCAGTACCCGAAGGACCACCCCGTGTTTACGGATCCCCAATCCATCCACAAGAAAGGGTGGGGCGAGCTCAGCAGAATTTACTTGAATAACCAGAACCTCAAGCCACATTTGGGCAGGCTCAGGCTCGCATTGCTTGAAGCACTCAAGCTCCTCCCCCACAGCCACACCATGGCGCAGTAG